A region of Kribbella sp. NBC_01245 DNA encodes the following proteins:
- a CDS encoding acyl-CoA dehydrogenase family protein: protein MNVDRLLPTEESSELLGLVRELCEHELAPHAAQAEEAERFPREAFRTLGKAGLLGLPYDEQYGGAAQPYEVYLQMLEEIAAAWMSVGVGLSVHTMTCYALSKFGTDEQKARLLPDMIGGELLGAYALSEPQAGSDISSMTTKAVRDGDSYVLTGTKSWITHGSHADFYTTFARTSPDPKHGISAFHVPAGSAGLSFGAPERKMGLTGSTTTLVNFDGVRIPASNLIGAEGEGMHIALSALDSGRLGIAACATGLAQAALGVAASYSQERKQFGQAIADFQGMQFLLADMAAAVESARSTYLTAARRRDLGRPFTQQAAIAKLVCTDAAMKVTTDAVQVLGGYGYTRDFPAERYMREAKVTQIFEGTNQIQRLVISRDLLRSAR, encoded by the coding sequence ATGAACGTCGACCGTTTGCTGCCCACGGAGGAGTCCAGCGAGTTGCTGGGCCTGGTGCGGGAGCTGTGTGAGCACGAGCTCGCCCCACATGCCGCGCAGGCCGAAGAGGCGGAGAGGTTCCCGCGCGAGGCGTTCCGCACGCTGGGCAAAGCGGGTCTGCTCGGCCTGCCGTACGACGAGCAGTACGGCGGCGCCGCCCAGCCGTATGAGGTGTATCTGCAGATGCTCGAGGAGATCGCCGCCGCCTGGATGTCGGTCGGCGTCGGCCTCTCGGTGCACACGATGACCTGCTACGCGCTGTCGAAGTTCGGCACCGACGAGCAGAAGGCGCGACTGCTGCCCGACATGATCGGCGGCGAACTGCTCGGCGCGTATGCGTTGTCCGAACCGCAGGCCGGTTCCGACATCAGCTCGATGACGACCAAGGCCGTTCGCGATGGCGATTCGTACGTGCTGACCGGCACGAAGTCCTGGATCACGCACGGCTCGCACGCCGACTTCTACACCACGTTCGCGCGGACGTCGCCGGACCCGAAGCACGGCATCTCGGCCTTCCACGTGCCGGCTGGTTCGGCTGGGCTCTCGTTCGGCGCGCCCGAGCGGAAGATGGGCCTGACCGGTTCGACCACCACCTTGGTGAACTTCGACGGCGTCCGCATTCCCGCGTCGAACTTGATCGGCGCGGAGGGCGAGGGCATGCACATCGCCTTGTCCGCTCTGGATTCGGGCCGCCTCGGTATCGCCGCGTGCGCGACGGGTTTGGCGCAGGCCGCGCTCGGCGTCGCCGCGTCGTACAGCCAGGAGCGCAAGCAGTTCGGCCAGGCCATCGCGGACTTCCAGGGCATGCAGTTCCTGCTGGCCGATATGGCGGCCGCGGTCGAGTCGGCCCGTTCGACGTACCTGACCGCCGCTCGTCGGCGCGATCTCGGCCGCCCGTTCACGCAGCAGGCCGCGATCGCCAAGCTGGTCTGCACCGACGCCGCGATGAAGGTCACGACCGACGCCGTCCAGGTGCTCGGTGGTTACGGTTACACCCGGGACTTCCCCGCCGAGCGGTACATGCGTGAGGCGAAGGTGACCCAGATCTTCGAAGGAACGAACCAGATCCAGCGACTGGTGATCAGCCGCGACCTGTTGAGGAGTGCTCGATGA
- a CDS encoding TetR/AcrR family transcriptional regulator, which translates to MTTVVPGRRTRRQSELLDRLLSLFLTQGFSRFTLDDLAAELRCSKTTLYALAPSKEQLAVEVVKHYFKNATAEVESTVARQSRHDRRIAAYLNAVADALRPASRTFLDDVSTFAPARSVYERNTRIAADRVRALIEDGITSNAFRPVDINFAAEMIATTMQAIQRGDIARRTGLNDAEAYRELASFVLHSLRLD; encoded by the coding sequence ATGACAACGGTCGTGCCAGGACGGCGTACGCGGCGGCAGTCCGAACTGCTCGACCGGCTGCTGTCGCTTTTCCTCACTCAGGGCTTCAGCCGCTTCACCTTGGATGACCTCGCGGCGGAGCTGCGCTGCAGCAAGACGACGCTGTACGCCCTCGCCCCGAGCAAGGAACAACTCGCCGTCGAGGTGGTCAAGCACTACTTCAAGAACGCCACCGCCGAGGTCGAGTCCACCGTCGCCCGGCAAAGCCGCCACGACCGGCGCATCGCGGCGTACCTGAACGCCGTCGCCGACGCGCTGCGGCCGGCCAGCCGGACCTTCCTGGACGACGTCTCGACGTTCGCGCCGGCTCGTTCCGTGTACGAGCGCAACACCCGCATCGCCGCCGACCGCGTCCGCGCCCTGATCGAAGACGGCATCACCAGCAACGCCTTCCGCCCGGTCGACATCAACTTCGCCGCCGAGATGATCGCCACCACCATGCAGGCCATCCAACGCGGCGACATAGCCCGCCGCACCGGCCTCAACGACGCCGAGGCCTACCGCGAACTAGCCTCCTTCGTCCTCCACTCCCTCCGCCTGGACTAG
- a CDS encoding S1 family peptidase: MKLQPAHRITSILAIAGLIAGATLTTSQATAAPTAPVQPAAITAALADEASIPGTAWMTGQDGRVIVSYDSTVTGAKFAALTAVTKRFADRVTLEKLPGVLSKRISGGAAIYGGQYRCSLGFNVRSGTTYYFLTAGHCGNIASTWYANSAKTQILGNVTGSSFPGNDYAIVRYSSSFTGTHPGNVTLYNGSTQDITSAANAYVGEPVRRSGSTTGLRSGTVTGLNATVNYAEGTVTGLIRTNVCAEGGDSGGALFDGTRALGLTSGGSGNCSSGGTTFFQPVIEVLNRYSVNVY, encoded by the coding sequence GTGAAACTCCAGCCCGCCCATCGCATCACGTCGATCCTGGCCATCGCCGGGCTTATTGCCGGCGCAACCCTGACCACAAGTCAGGCGACAGCCGCACCAACCGCACCTGTTCAGCCAGCCGCCATCACCGCCGCACTGGCCGATGAGGCCAGCATTCCGGGCACCGCCTGGATGACCGGCCAGGACGGCCGGGTCATCGTTTCGTACGACAGCACGGTGACCGGCGCCAAGTTCGCCGCGCTCACCGCCGTCACCAAGCGGTTCGCCGACCGCGTCACCCTCGAGAAGCTGCCCGGCGTGCTGAGCAAGCGCATCAGCGGCGGTGCGGCGATCTACGGCGGCCAGTACCGCTGCTCGCTCGGGTTCAACGTCCGCAGCGGCACGACGTACTACTTCCTGACCGCGGGCCACTGCGGCAACATCGCGTCGACCTGGTATGCCAACTCCGCCAAGACCCAGATCCTCGGCAACGTCACCGGCTCGAGTTTCCCGGGCAACGACTACGCCATCGTGCGGTACTCGAGCAGCTTCACCGGCACCCACCCCGGCAACGTCACCCTCTACAACGGCTCGACCCAGGACATCACCAGCGCCGCGAACGCGTACGTCGGTGAGCCGGTCAGGCGCAGTGGCAGCACCACCGGCCTGCGAAGCGGTACGGTCACGGGCCTCAACGCGACGGTCAACTACGCCGAAGGCACCGTCACGGGTCTGATCCGGACCAACGTCTGCGCCGAGGGCGGCGACTCCGGTGGCGCCCTCTTCGACGGCACCAGGGCACTCGGTCTCACCTCCGGCGGCAGCGGCAACTGCTCCAGCGGTGGCACCACGTTCTTCCAGCCGGTCATCGAGGTCCTCAACCGGTACAGCGTCAACGTCTACTGA
- a CDS encoding DUF7800 domain-containing protein — translation MEGLLLGPLLRYVDERCATVWVETSRAGEVEVLGYRAKTWAVHGHHYALVLIEGLEPGTETAYEVRLDGELVWPLADNPYGPSVIRTPAAATDFRLTFGSCRRSAPFDAQGWKEFGPDALVALAERMAADTDRSHWPHALLLLGDQVYADEPSESVVERLREAHGGRPGSHVQDEIGNFEEYTWLYDDAWTYPSVRWLFSTVPLCMLLDDHDLRDDWNTSLTWRRWVTSQPWWHDRVVGAYASYWVYQHLGNLSPGQLVKDPTYQAMLAIEDDEERTAYLEAFAAEADADPASTRWSFYRDFGARSKGVRLMAVDSRCSRHLEPDERAMVDGHEWEWVRRHTVDATQPIHHLLLASTLPFLLAPGLHHLEGWDEAVSAGAWGNQFAKLGEKIRQGVDLEHWASFRKSFDDVTDLLADLVRADEPPTTILMLSGDVHCSYLASAELRDVPHPRTAIRQFTMSPFRNPIGKHIQLANKLLDSKVLTTLLHKLARKAGVRDVAMDWRISDGLWFDNGVMTVTIEGDDADVLVEHATATGGRQILRRTLQREVG, via the coding sequence ATGGAAGGCCTGCTGCTGGGACCACTGTTGCGGTACGTCGATGAGCGGTGCGCGACGGTTTGGGTGGAGACCTCGCGGGCGGGTGAGGTCGAGGTGCTCGGGTATCGGGCCAAAACGTGGGCCGTCCACGGGCATCACTACGCGCTGGTGCTGATCGAGGGACTGGAGCCGGGCACCGAGACGGCGTACGAGGTGCGGCTGGACGGCGAGCTGGTTTGGCCGCTCGCAGACAATCCGTACGGGCCGAGCGTGATCCGCACGCCCGCGGCCGCGACCGACTTCCGCTTGACGTTCGGGTCGTGCCGGCGGTCGGCGCCGTTCGACGCGCAGGGGTGGAAGGAGTTCGGGCCGGACGCGCTGGTCGCCTTGGCCGAGCGGATGGCGGCGGATACGGATCGCTCGCACTGGCCGCACGCGCTGTTGCTGCTCGGGGATCAGGTGTACGCCGATGAGCCGAGCGAGTCCGTCGTCGAACGCCTGCGCGAGGCCCATGGCGGCCGGCCCGGGTCGCACGTACAGGACGAGATCGGGAACTTCGAGGAGTACACCTGGCTGTACGACGACGCGTGGACGTATCCGTCGGTGCGCTGGCTGTTCTCGACTGTGCCGTTGTGCATGTTGCTCGACGACCACGACCTGCGCGACGACTGGAACACCTCGCTGACCTGGCGCCGGTGGGTGACGAGTCAGCCCTGGTGGCATGACCGGGTCGTCGGCGCCTACGCGTCGTACTGGGTCTATCAGCATCTCGGCAATCTCAGCCCGGGCCAGTTGGTGAAGGACCCGACGTACCAGGCGATGCTGGCGATCGAGGACGACGAGGAACGTACGGCGTACCTGGAGGCCTTCGCGGCCGAGGCGGACGCGGATCCGGCCTCGACCCGGTGGAGCTTCTACCGCGACTTCGGCGCCCGGAGTAAGGGCGTGCGGCTGATGGCGGTCGACTCGCGCTGTTCCCGTCATCTCGAACCGGACGAGCGCGCCATGGTCGACGGGCACGAGTGGGAGTGGGTCCGGCGGCATACGGTCGACGCGACGCAGCCGATCCACCACCTCTTGCTGGCCTCGACTCTGCCGTTCCTGCTCGCGCCCGGGTTGCATCATCTGGAGGGCTGGGACGAGGCGGTGTCGGCCGGTGCCTGGGGCAACCAATTCGCCAAGTTGGGCGAAAAGATCAGGCAGGGCGTGGATCTGGAGCACTGGGCCTCGTTCCGGAAGTCCTTCGACGACGTAACGGACCTGCTCGCGGACCTGGTTCGCGCGGACGAGCCGCCGACGACCATCCTGATGCTCTCGGGTGACGTGCACTGCAGCTATCTGGCCAGTGCCGAGCTCCGCGATGTCCCGCATCCGCGGACGGCGATCCGCCAGTTCACCATGTCGCCGTTCCGCAATCCGATCGGCAAGCACATCCAACTCGCCAACAAGCTGCTCGACTCAAAGGTGCTGACCACCTTGTTGCACAAGCTGGCCCGGAAGGCAGGCGTGCGGGACGTCGCCATGGACTGGCGGATCAGCGACGGACTCTGGTTCGACAACGGAGTGATGACGGTGACGATCGAGGGCGACGACGCGGACGTCCTTGTCGAACATGCCACCGCGACAGGCGGTCGGCAGATTCTCCGGCGGACACTGCAGCGAGAAGTCGGTTAG
- a CDS encoding alpha/beta hydrolase has translation MRGLQPEGAALTTRDALVTTVLGCLALVLAGCGGSGGPSTQEPAPTSARPETAPATTPSASPHVDLMPLDERCGLAGVQAGTAARVITTARDRQLYAVGAGRGRLGVVLVHGSGSRGLCNWAKEIGWLTKAGLHVVGYDQACVGESACPGVSRPVDDLISVVAELRSRGATQVAVVGASAGGTLPLIAAARPKSGISAVVSLSAANLAAPLGTADAPDVAATSIATALRVPVLYVLARDDTASSVAEITALRKATRASRLILLPAGSGHAQEVLYDEAGMQPSTFRQAFLAFLHSPK, from the coding sequence ATGCGTGGACTTCAGCCGGAGGGAGCCGCCTTGACCACTCGCGACGCATTGGTCACGACGGTCCTGGGTTGTCTGGCCCTGGTCCTCGCTGGGTGCGGCGGATCGGGTGGGCCAAGCACCCAGGAGCCGGCGCCGACATCGGCCCGTCCTGAAACTGCGCCGGCGACGACACCGTCGGCGTCGCCGCACGTCGACCTGATGCCGTTGGATGAGCGATGTGGCCTGGCGGGGGTGCAGGCAGGGACCGCAGCGCGAGTCATCACGACCGCTCGCGATCGGCAGTTGTACGCCGTTGGTGCCGGCCGAGGGCGCCTCGGCGTGGTGCTGGTGCACGGCTCGGGGTCGCGCGGGTTGTGCAACTGGGCGAAGGAGATCGGTTGGCTCACCAAAGCTGGTCTGCACGTTGTCGGATATGACCAAGCGTGTGTCGGAGAGAGTGCGTGCCCGGGTGTGTCCCGGCCGGTGGACGACCTCATCTCGGTGGTGGCTGAGCTTCGTAGCCGCGGCGCGACTCAAGTCGCTGTGGTCGGCGCTTCGGCAGGTGGAACCCTTCCACTGATTGCCGCCGCGCGGCCGAAGTCCGGGATCTCGGCCGTGGTCTCGCTGTCTGCGGCAAATCTCGCTGCCCCGCTTGGAACCGCGGACGCGCCAGATGTCGCAGCCACCTCGATCGCTACGGCTCTGCGGGTGCCAGTCCTGTATGTCTTGGCGCGAGACGATACGGCTTCGTCAGTTGCAGAGATCACCGCACTACGGAAGGCCACCCGTGCGTCTCGTCTGATCTTGTTGCCGGCCGGCTCGGGACACGCGCAAGAGGTGCTTTATGACGAGGCGGGAATGCAACCCTCTACCTTCCGCCAGGCCTTCCTTGCCTTCCTGCACAGCCCCAAGTAG